A region of Culicoides brevitarsis isolate CSIRO-B50_1 chromosome 1, AGI_CSIRO_Cbre_v1, whole genome shotgun sequence DNA encodes the following proteins:
- the LOC134827772 gene encoding uncharacterized protein DDB_G0283357 isoform X1: MDPWPYPSYNHGIHNLAAAAAAANSGGLSNTASVQSATPQLLLQAAHTATSLGTSPGTAFNAAGFVSPPGLGYESVFTPLFHHGSNPKPAHYSSTINAQHRLAAQAAQVQVGNKVDTATSDLIRENYSQHQLAAAAVAQASSQASFFDQSSTPSAASAALAWQGNNQISSSFGILSHDIAPSSPATTTQKSSSGASSTPGASGASASNYDNPNAFGTHAFSAQTLQNHVNSQLSQTNKGRALASPATQSKQNPPSSTGNSYYSSSSSQQQYGGSPADNYSSTAASNLNRKSSYSSSSSQQSCIVSAPSPQNSRQTATPQQPSPVYIGRSTPQNDTKRSSSSTNASSANNSRNNSSFVVPSANKSNPVNTKAQSKLYSDRNDDRSSSSSSSVVQQSSPISYSIMDVPGRLHYSGSNSSAKGSSSSSSSTSSSSTSNNRSTATSQHYQQQSASSNYRTQYSNSQEQSPQDYQASSSRSKSNNQSDRRAPSPIISNRSQASPAYPMYNSPMNSMASPEQPVYKSSPQQQQQQQQSSNARSSAQSNNQTVAYSSVIQRALGSVADHHAKSASSPNSYSSSSSSQLQQSPQSAWESTANRQNASSSSSASGQKSQVVILSSEQIIPPYQQTRSIYDLTTPQQTLAPLASSLTDLGRGDPMNIVKNLQQSTQDVAPEKPKSGRGRRKNADKPVANNNTTSSNNSSNNRESDRVPPPAHSSNTSSGASSSSQNQSQNGTYFDFDRWNLNPNSSSSNFSQPSAFNSQAGQHPPPLMMPHPHIPAYFPGFHGLPSRSEYTNTGTPDSQYSSQSSATGVETSSKDDAPKNVVVPNIEDELGFLAGNPPATNNNNTTSNASSSSAANNQNNARPNTTTTTTTTTTGNTTQKKYNVPAEANKGFMSSYLKFLQGDRDVSPPPVNRGGRKTTWQRSGASGNQQTPTSGNKSNYNASQNPSDTQKQVIDAVANGIAQSSSTNNQNVHQGTNYRKRKYDTPATATTTNNSAGSNNNNNNPEMLASSGNNPQYPQSNAMSDDRLNLYNATLAVQQQQQQQVVQNQQHHQQNPYMQQQQQMQQQQQNQQQQIQQPMPKKTIAPPVGATVLQTPQAQYQTQMMQPQMMQQAYYGGTGTPEEDAFNIQRRESSYRRAKSRAADITQLITRTDANEAEEPAEFAGDSDEDPAWTPQEDKTQGGLEEDYYGNKVKRKRGGFPGNRGSRAAGRGGGQRPIASMGRSNILSAAAQGAGIGEFYSSDDDHGQRTQQQHQQQYNQQAHQMQQQPSHMQTSQMHPQQQQMMTHQHQYQQQQMNPYGNVEEFQTGDFVVVRTELIQDWPAIWRVDGKTLLQKYEPFEMNGKTLYKNVSTYAAWTPESKKLYVKIPVRFRNQTHMESVVEFVRNEMTIDDTEQFLEKVMQDTLEYQDNFEVYIQTLISQALDSNFLTEIVNEQDEYFLMRVKSIDDITENRKQRLLQITSWPRNMLMSIATFPTYHIMSDLGQTNELNHLVCVACHQPGISVRIQLSGNPYNPLTLEQCTLRQPAVYERSFILCRICSSRFQLLHKISHQKYLMYIECAKSVNQKLQEDPGKQATTILNQLLAHDEWLASIFKDVRSVWGEVEILERNYRFQLASQ; this comes from the exons ATGGATCCTTGGCCATATCCCTCGTATAATCACGGCATACATAATTTGGCGGCAGCAGCAGCTGCGGCGAATTCCGGAGGACTTTCGAATACGGCAAGCGTTCAATCGGCAACGCCTCAACTTTTGCTTCAAGCAGCGCATACAGCGACGTCATTAGGAACGTCTCCGGGTACGGCATTCAATGCCGCAGGCTTCGTTTCGCCGCCCGGTCTTGGCTACGAATCCGTTTTTACGCCTCTTTTCCATCACGGAAGCAATCCGAAGCCCGCACACTACAGTTCGACGATAAATGCGCAACATCGTCTCGCGGCGCAAGCAGCACAAGTTCAAGTCGGCAACAAAGTCGATACGGCAACCAGTGATTTGATCCGCGAAAATTACAGTCAACACCAGTTAGCAGCTGCGGCAGTTGCTCAAGCAAGTTCGCAAGCAAGTTTCTTCGATCAATCGAGTACGCCGAGTGCGGCGAGTGCTGCACTCGCATGGCAAGGTAACAATCAGATTTCTAGTTCTTTTGGTATCTTATCGCATGATATAGCACCCTCAAGCCCAGCTACCACGACGCAAAAGAGCTCTTCTGGCGCATCGTCAACGCCGGGCGCCAGCGGAGCATCCGCGAGCAATTACGACAACCCGAATGCGTTCGGGACGCACGCGTTTTCAGCGCAAACCCTCCAGAATCATGTAAATTCTCAATTGTCGCAAACGAACAAGGGACGAGCACTCGCTTCGCCCGCGACACAATCCAAGCAAAATCCACCGTCATCTACGGGCAATTCCTACTATTCGAGTTCAAGTAGTCAACAGCAATACGGCGGAAGTCCTGCGGATAATTATTCCTCAACCGCCGCATCAAATCTTAACCGTAAGTCCTCCTATTCTTCTTCTAGTTCACAGCAATCGTGCATTGTTTCTGCCCCGTCGCCGCAAAATTCGCGTCAAACGGCGACGCCCCAACAACCCTCGCCAGTCTACATTGGTCGAAGCACCCctcaaaatgacacaaaacgTTCGTCTTCTTCCACGAACGCCTCTTCCGCGAACAATTCCCGCAATAATTCGAGTTTTGTGGTCCCTTCCGCAAACAAATCTAATCCCGTAAACACGAAAGCCCAATCGAAACTCTATTCAGATCGCAATGACGATCGctcctcttcttcttcgtcatcCGTCGTTCAACAATCCTCCCCAATTAGCTACTCAATTATGGATGTGCCAGGTCGGTTGCATTACTCAGGCAGTAATAGCTCGGCAAAAGGCAGTTCTTCTTCCTCCTCTTCGACATCGTCGTCAAGCACAAGCAATAATCGCTCCACAGCTACTAGCCAGCATTACCAACAACAAAGTGCCTCGTCGAATTATCGAACGCAATACTCCAATAGTCAAGAGCAATCGCCCCAAGACTATCAAGCGAGTTCAAGTAGGAGCAAATCGAACAATCAATCCGATCGACGAGCTCCCAGTCCGATAATCAGTAATAGGTCACAAGCATCTCCGGCATATCCCATGTACAACAGTCCCATGAATTCGATGGCATCGCCCGAACAACCCGTTTACAAGTCATCGcctcagcagcagcagcagcagcaacaatccTCGAATGCTCGATCTTCGGCTCAAAGCAATAATCAGACAGTGGCTTATTCTTCGGTAATTCAACGAGCACTTGGCAGTGTGGCAGATCATCATGCCAAATCGGCAAGTTCCCCCAACTCTTATAGCTCTTCATCATCGAGTCAATTACAACAGAGCCCGCAATCCGCATGGGAAAGTACGGCAAATCGACAAAacgcttcttcttcttcttccgcTTCAGGTCAAAAATCGCAAGTAGTGATTTTAAGTTCGGAACAAATTATTCCGCCATATCAGCAAACGAGGTCTATTTATGATTTGACGACGCCCCAACAAACACTTGCGCCATTAGCTTCTAGTTTAACGGACTTAGGGCGAGGAGATCCAATGaacattgtgaaaaatttgcaacAAAGTACGCAAGATGTCGCGCCAGAAAAGCCCAAATCGGGTCGGGGACGACGTAAAAATGCCGATAAACCTGTTGCTAATAACAACACGACAAGTAGCAATAATAGTAGTAATAATAGGGAATCTGATCGCGTTCCTCCGCCGGCTCATAGCTCAAATACGAGTTCAGGTGCTTCGTCTTCCTCTCAGAATCAATCGCAAAATGGCACGTATTTCGACTTTGATCGATGGAATCTCAATCCCAATTCTAGTTCTTCGAATTTTTCGCAGCCCTCTGCGTTTAACAGTCAGGCAGGGCAACATCCTCCCCCTTTGATGATGCCACATCCGCATATTCCCGCCTATTTTCCCGGTTTTCATGGGTTGCCATCGCGTTCTGAATACACAAATACAGGTACACCCGATTCGCAATATTCTTCGCAATCGTCGGCGACGGGGGTAGAAACATCGTCGAAAGACGACGCGCCGAAAAATGTCGTTGTGCCGAACATTGAGGATGAACTGGGTTTTCTTGCAGGAAATCCTCCCgcgacaaataataataacacgaCGAGCAATgcgtcgtcatcatcagcaGCTAACAATCAAAATAACGCTCGACcaaatacgacgacgacgacgacaacaacgacgacgggcAATACGACACAAAAGAAGTACAATGTGCCCGCGGAAGCTAATAAAGGCTTCATGTCGAgttatttgaagtttttgcaAGGCGATCGTGATGTCTCTCCGCCTCCCGTGAATCGCGGAGGTCGAAAGACAACATGGCAACGCTCCGGAGCCAGTGGAAATCAACAAACGCCCACGAGCGGGAACAAATCCAACTACAATGCATCACAAAATCCGTCGGATACGCAAAAACAGGTAATTGACGCCGTTGCCAATGGCATCGCCCAAAGTAGTAGTACTAATAATCAAAATGTCCATCAGGGCACAAATTATCGGAAGCGAAAGTACGATACGCCAGCGACAGCGACAACAACGAATAACAGCGCTGGCtcgaataacaacaacaacaatcccGAAATGCTCGCGTCATCAGGTAATAATCCTCAATATCCTCAAAGTAATGCCATGTCCGATGACCGATTGAATCTTTATAACGCGACTTTAGcagtgcagcagcagcagcaacaacaagttGTCCAAAATCAGCAGCATCATCAGCAAAATCCTTatatgcaacaacaacagcaaatgcagcagcagcagcaaaatcaACAGCAACAAATTCAACAACCCATGCCTAAAAAGACTATTGCGCCTCCGGTGGGCGCTACGGTGCTCCAAACGCCCCAAGCTCAGTATCAAACGCAAATGATGCAGCCGCAAATGATGCAACAAGCATATTATGGCGGCACGGGGACACCCGAAGAAG atgcTTTTAATATTCAACGTCGTGAAAGCTCATATCGACGTGCGAAGTCACGCGCTGCCGATATTACGCAATTAATCACTCGTACTGACGCAAATGAGGCTGAAGAACCGGCGGAATTTGCCGGAGACTCGGATGAAGATCCCGCATGGACTCCGCAGGAGGATAAAACGCAAGGCGGCTTGGAAGAAGATTATTACGGAAATAAAGTGAAGCGTAAACGTGGTGGATTTCCTGGAAATCGAGGTTCACGTGCAGCTGGAAGGGGCGGAGGACAACGACCAATTGCGTCAATGGGACGTTCGAATATTTTATCAG CTGCTGCCCAAGGCGCGGGAATTGGCGAATTTTACTCGAGTGACGACGATCACGGACAACGAACGCAACAACAGCATCAGCAGCAATATAATCAACAAGCACACCAAATGCAACAACAACCGAGTCACATGCAAACGAGTCAAATGCAtccgcagcaacaacaaatgaTGACGCATCAGCATCAGtatcagcagcagcaaatgAACCCGTATGGAAATGTGGAGGAGTTTCaa acTGGCGATTTTGTCGTTGTACGAACCGAACTCATCCAAGATTGGCCGGCAATTTGGCGCGTCGATGGAAAAACCTTGCTACAAAAGTACGAGCCATTCGAAATGAATGGCAAGACGTTGTACAAGAATGTCTCGACg TATGCAGCATGGACGCCGGAGAGCAAAAAGTTGTATGTTAAAATTCCTGTGCGCTTCCGCAATCAAACACACATGGAATCTGTCGTTGAATTTGTGCGTAACGAGATGACCATTGACGACACGgaacaatttttagaaaaagtcaTGCAAGATACACTCGAGTATCAAGATAACTTTGAAGTTTACATCCAAACGCTGATATCGCAGGCACTTGATTCGAATTTCCTGACTGAAATTGTGAACGAacaag aCGAATATTTCCTGATGCGCGTCAAATCCATCGACGACATCACCGAAAATCGAAAACAAAGACTTTTACAGATAACGTCATGGCCACGCAACATGCTGATGTCGATCGCTACATTCCCAACGTACCATATTATGAGCGATTTGGGACAAACTAACGAGTTAAATCATCTTGTTTGTGTTGCTTGTCATCAaccag gaaTTTCTGTCCGCATTCAATTGAGTGGCAACCCTTACAATCCTTTAACGCTGGAACAATGTACCCTGCGCCAACCAGCAGTTTACGAAAGG agttTCATTCTTTGTCGCATTTGTTCATCCCGTTTCCAATTACTACACAAAATCAGTCATCAAAAGTATTTAATGTACATTGAATGTGCAAAAAGTGTTAATCAAAAGCTGCAAGAAGATCCCGGGAAGCAAGCAACAACGATTCTCAATCAATTACTCGCACACGATGAATGGCTTGCATCg atcttCAAAGATGTTCGTAGCGTCTGGGGCGAAGTAGAAATTCTCGAACGAAACTACCGATTTCAACTGGCATCGCaataa
- the LOC134827772 gene encoding serine-rich adhesin for platelets isoform X3, giving the protein MDPWPYPSYNHGIHNLAAAAAAANSGGLSNTASVQSATPQLLLQAAHTATSLGTSPGTAFNAAGFVSPPGLGYESVFTPLFHHGSNPKPAHYSSTINAQHRLAAQAAQVQVGNKVDTATSDLIRENYSQHQLAAAAVAQASSQASFFDQSSTPSAASAALAWQGNNQISSSFGILSHDIAPSSPATTTQKSSSGASSTPGASGASASNYDNPNAFGTHAFSAQTLQNHVNSQLSQTNKGRALASPATQSKQNPPSSTGNSYYSSSSSQQQYGGSPADNYSSTAASNLNRKSSYSSSSSQQSCIVSAPSPQNSRQTATPQQPSPVYIGRSTPQNDTKRSSSSTNASSANNSRNNSSFVVPSANKSNPVNTKAQSKLYSDRNDDRSSSSSSSVVQQSSPISYSIMDVPGRLHYSGSNSSAKGSSSSSSSTSSSSTSNNRSTATSQHYQQQSASSNYRTQYSNSQEQSPQDYQASSSRSKSNNQSDRRAPSPIISNRSQASPAYPMYNSPMNSMASPEQPVYKSSPQQQQQQQQSSNARSSAQSNNQTVAYSSVIQRALGSVADHHAKSASSPNSYSSSSSSQLQQSPQSAWESTANRQNASSSSSASGQKSQVVILSSEQIIPPYQQTRSIYDLTTPQQTLAPLASSLTDLGRGDPMNIVKNLQQSTQDVAPEKPKSGRGRRKNADKPVANNNTTSSNNSSNNRESDRVPPPAHSSNTSSGASSSSQNQSQNGTYFDFDRWNLNPNSSSSNFSQPSAFNSQAGQHPPPLMMPHPHIPAYFPGFHGLPSRSEYTNTGTPDSQYSSQSSATGVETSSKDDAPKNVVVPNIEDELGFLAGNPPATNNNNTTSNASSSSAANNQNNARPNTTTTTTTTTTGNTTQKKYNVPAEANKGFMSSYLKFLQGDRDVSPPPVNRGGRKTTWQRSGASGNQQTPTSGNKSNYNASQNPSDTQKQVIDAVANGIAQSSSTNNQNVHQGTNYRKRKYDTPATATTTNNSAGSNNNNNNPEMLASSAVQQQQQQQVVQNQQHHQQNPYMQQQQQMQQQQQNQQQQIQQPMPKKTIAPPVGATVLQTPQAQYQTQMMQPQMMQQAYYGGTGTPEEDAFNIQRRESSYRRAKSRAADITQLITRTDANEAEEPAEFAGDSDEDPAWTPQEDKTQGGLEEDYYGNKVKRKRGGFPGNRGSRAAGRGGGQRPIASMGRSNILSAAAQGAGIGEFYSSDDDHGQRTQQQHQQQYNQQAHQMQQQPSHMQTSQMHPQQQQMMTHQHQYQQQQMNPYGNVEEFQTGDFVVVRTELIQDWPAIWRVDGKTLLQKYEPFEMNGKTLYKNVSTYAAWTPESKKLYVKIPVRFRNQTHMESVVEFVRNEMTIDDTEQFLEKVMQDTLEYQDNFEVYIQTLISQALDSNFLTEIVNEQDEYFLMRVKSIDDITENRKQRLLQITSWPRNMLMSIATFPTYHIMSDLGQTNELNHLVCVACHQPGISVRIQLSGNPYNPLTLEQCTLRQPAVYERSFILCRICSSRFQLLHKISHQKYLMYIECAKSVNQKLQEDPGKQATTILNQLLAHDEWLASIFKDVRSVWGEVEILERNYRFQLASQ; this is encoded by the exons ATGGATCCTTGGCCATATCCCTCGTATAATCACGGCATACATAATTTGGCGGCAGCAGCAGCTGCGGCGAATTCCGGAGGACTTTCGAATACGGCAAGCGTTCAATCGGCAACGCCTCAACTTTTGCTTCAAGCAGCGCATACAGCGACGTCATTAGGAACGTCTCCGGGTACGGCATTCAATGCCGCAGGCTTCGTTTCGCCGCCCGGTCTTGGCTACGAATCCGTTTTTACGCCTCTTTTCCATCACGGAAGCAATCCGAAGCCCGCACACTACAGTTCGACGATAAATGCGCAACATCGTCTCGCGGCGCAAGCAGCACAAGTTCAAGTCGGCAACAAAGTCGATACGGCAACCAGTGATTTGATCCGCGAAAATTACAGTCAACACCAGTTAGCAGCTGCGGCAGTTGCTCAAGCAAGTTCGCAAGCAAGTTTCTTCGATCAATCGAGTACGCCGAGTGCGGCGAGTGCTGCACTCGCATGGCAAGGTAACAATCAGATTTCTAGTTCTTTTGGTATCTTATCGCATGATATAGCACCCTCAAGCCCAGCTACCACGACGCAAAAGAGCTCTTCTGGCGCATCGTCAACGCCGGGCGCCAGCGGAGCATCCGCGAGCAATTACGACAACCCGAATGCGTTCGGGACGCACGCGTTTTCAGCGCAAACCCTCCAGAATCATGTAAATTCTCAATTGTCGCAAACGAACAAGGGACGAGCACTCGCTTCGCCCGCGACACAATCCAAGCAAAATCCACCGTCATCTACGGGCAATTCCTACTATTCGAGTTCAAGTAGTCAACAGCAATACGGCGGAAGTCCTGCGGATAATTATTCCTCAACCGCCGCATCAAATCTTAACCGTAAGTCCTCCTATTCTTCTTCTAGTTCACAGCAATCGTGCATTGTTTCTGCCCCGTCGCCGCAAAATTCGCGTCAAACGGCGACGCCCCAACAACCCTCGCCAGTCTACATTGGTCGAAGCACCCctcaaaatgacacaaaacgTTCGTCTTCTTCCACGAACGCCTCTTCCGCGAACAATTCCCGCAATAATTCGAGTTTTGTGGTCCCTTCCGCAAACAAATCTAATCCCGTAAACACGAAAGCCCAATCGAAACTCTATTCAGATCGCAATGACGATCGctcctcttcttcttcgtcatcCGTCGTTCAACAATCCTCCCCAATTAGCTACTCAATTATGGATGTGCCAGGTCGGTTGCATTACTCAGGCAGTAATAGCTCGGCAAAAGGCAGTTCTTCTTCCTCCTCTTCGACATCGTCGTCAAGCACAAGCAATAATCGCTCCACAGCTACTAGCCAGCATTACCAACAACAAAGTGCCTCGTCGAATTATCGAACGCAATACTCCAATAGTCAAGAGCAATCGCCCCAAGACTATCAAGCGAGTTCAAGTAGGAGCAAATCGAACAATCAATCCGATCGACGAGCTCCCAGTCCGATAATCAGTAATAGGTCACAAGCATCTCCGGCATATCCCATGTACAACAGTCCCATGAATTCGATGGCATCGCCCGAACAACCCGTTTACAAGTCATCGcctcagcagcagcagcagcagcaacaatccTCGAATGCTCGATCTTCGGCTCAAAGCAATAATCAGACAGTGGCTTATTCTTCGGTAATTCAACGAGCACTTGGCAGTGTGGCAGATCATCATGCCAAATCGGCAAGTTCCCCCAACTCTTATAGCTCTTCATCATCGAGTCAATTACAACAGAGCCCGCAATCCGCATGGGAAAGTACGGCAAATCGACAAAacgcttcttcttcttcttccgcTTCAGGTCAAAAATCGCAAGTAGTGATTTTAAGTTCGGAACAAATTATTCCGCCATATCAGCAAACGAGGTCTATTTATGATTTGACGACGCCCCAACAAACACTTGCGCCATTAGCTTCTAGTTTAACGGACTTAGGGCGAGGAGATCCAATGaacattgtgaaaaatttgcaacAAAGTACGCAAGATGTCGCGCCAGAAAAGCCCAAATCGGGTCGGGGACGACGTAAAAATGCCGATAAACCTGTTGCTAATAACAACACGACAAGTAGCAATAATAGTAGTAATAATAGGGAATCTGATCGCGTTCCTCCGCCGGCTCATAGCTCAAATACGAGTTCAGGTGCTTCGTCTTCCTCTCAGAATCAATCGCAAAATGGCACGTATTTCGACTTTGATCGATGGAATCTCAATCCCAATTCTAGTTCTTCGAATTTTTCGCAGCCCTCTGCGTTTAACAGTCAGGCAGGGCAACATCCTCCCCCTTTGATGATGCCACATCCGCATATTCCCGCCTATTTTCCCGGTTTTCATGGGTTGCCATCGCGTTCTGAATACACAAATACAGGTACACCCGATTCGCAATATTCTTCGCAATCGTCGGCGACGGGGGTAGAAACATCGTCGAAAGACGACGCGCCGAAAAATGTCGTTGTGCCGAACATTGAGGATGAACTGGGTTTTCTTGCAGGAAATCCTCCCgcgacaaataataataacacgaCGAGCAATgcgtcgtcatcatcagcaGCTAACAATCAAAATAACGCTCGACcaaatacgacgacgacgacgacaacaacgacgacgggcAATACGACACAAAAGAAGTACAATGTGCCCGCGGAAGCTAATAAAGGCTTCATGTCGAgttatttgaagtttttgcaAGGCGATCGTGATGTCTCTCCGCCTCCCGTGAATCGCGGAGGTCGAAAGACAACATGGCAACGCTCCGGAGCCAGTGGAAATCAACAAACGCCCACGAGCGGGAACAAATCCAACTACAATGCATCACAAAATCCGTCGGATACGCAAAAACAGGTAATTGACGCCGTTGCCAATGGCATCGCCCAAAGTAGTAGTACTAATAATCAAAATGTCCATCAGGGCACAAATTATCGGAAGCGAAAGTACGATACGCCAGCGACAGCGACAACAACGAATAACAGCGCTGGCtcgaataacaacaacaacaatcccGAAATGCTCGCGTCATCAG cagtgcagcagcagcagcaacaacaagttGTCCAAAATCAGCAGCATCATCAGCAAAATCCTTatatgcaacaacaacagcaaatgcagcagcagcagcaaaatcaACAGCAACAAATTCAACAACCCATGCCTAAAAAGACTATTGCGCCTCCGGTGGGCGCTACGGTGCTCCAAACGCCCCAAGCTCAGTATCAAACGCAAATGATGCAGCCGCAAATGATGCAACAAGCATATTATGGCGGCACGGGGACACCCGAAGAAG atgcTTTTAATATTCAACGTCGTGAAAGCTCATATCGACGTGCGAAGTCACGCGCTGCCGATATTACGCAATTAATCACTCGTACTGACGCAAATGAGGCTGAAGAACCGGCGGAATTTGCCGGAGACTCGGATGAAGATCCCGCATGGACTCCGCAGGAGGATAAAACGCAAGGCGGCTTGGAAGAAGATTATTACGGAAATAAAGTGAAGCGTAAACGTGGTGGATTTCCTGGAAATCGAGGTTCACGTGCAGCTGGAAGGGGCGGAGGACAACGACCAATTGCGTCAATGGGACGTTCGAATATTTTATCAG CTGCTGCCCAAGGCGCGGGAATTGGCGAATTTTACTCGAGTGACGACGATCACGGACAACGAACGCAACAACAGCATCAGCAGCAATATAATCAACAAGCACACCAAATGCAACAACAACCGAGTCACATGCAAACGAGTCAAATGCAtccgcagcaacaacaaatgaTGACGCATCAGCATCAGtatcagcagcagcaaatgAACCCGTATGGAAATGTGGAGGAGTTTCaa acTGGCGATTTTGTCGTTGTACGAACCGAACTCATCCAAGATTGGCCGGCAATTTGGCGCGTCGATGGAAAAACCTTGCTACAAAAGTACGAGCCATTCGAAATGAATGGCAAGACGTTGTACAAGAATGTCTCGACg TATGCAGCATGGACGCCGGAGAGCAAAAAGTTGTATGTTAAAATTCCTGTGCGCTTCCGCAATCAAACACACATGGAATCTGTCGTTGAATTTGTGCGTAACGAGATGACCATTGACGACACGgaacaatttttagaaaaagtcaTGCAAGATACACTCGAGTATCAAGATAACTTTGAAGTTTACATCCAAACGCTGATATCGCAGGCACTTGATTCGAATTTCCTGACTGAAATTGTGAACGAacaag aCGAATATTTCCTGATGCGCGTCAAATCCATCGACGACATCACCGAAAATCGAAAACAAAGACTTTTACAGATAACGTCATGGCCACGCAACATGCTGATGTCGATCGCTACATTCCCAACGTACCATATTATGAGCGATTTGGGACAAACTAACGAGTTAAATCATCTTGTTTGTGTTGCTTGTCATCAaccag gaaTTTCTGTCCGCATTCAATTGAGTGGCAACCCTTACAATCCTTTAACGCTGGAACAATGTACCCTGCGCCAACCAGCAGTTTACGAAAGG agttTCATTCTTTGTCGCATTTGTTCATCCCGTTTCCAATTACTACACAAAATCAGTCATCAAAAGTATTTAATGTACATTGAATGTGCAAAAAGTGTTAATCAAAAGCTGCAAGAAGATCCCGGGAAGCAAGCAACAACGATTCTCAATCAATTACTCGCACACGATGAATGGCTTGCATCg atcttCAAAGATGTTCGTAGCGTCTGGGGCGAAGTAGAAATTCTCGAACGAAACTACCGATTTCAACTGGCATCGCaataa